The nucleotide sequence TCGCCGAACGTCTTGTCGGCATAGCGCTCCGCGGAAACCAGCTGACCGGTGACGGCATCGACGCGGAATTCGTCGCGCGTCGCCTCGAGCGTCATATCCTTCCCCCACGACCGGATCCGCATCACCGTGCCGGGGCTGGCCGGCAGCGTCAGCAGGGCCCTGGAGAAGCGGCCGCCTTCCTCGCGCTGGAACGCCGTCCAGGCCTGATCGAATCCGATTGGCACCGCCGGCTCGGCACGGCCGTCCGGGCGCGGCGGCTTTGCGGCCATCTTCGCTGCGGTGACGTGCGGTCGCGACAACAGCCAGGCGACTCCGTCCTTGTACCATTCGAAGGAGAACCACAGCCCGGTGAGCGTCATCGCCAGATAGACCGGAAGGACCCAGGTGCCGATCACGGTGTGCAGCGACCGGTGCAATCCGCGGCCGCTGAGCCCGAGATTCGGCTTCAGCCACATCTTCACGCTGCCCGCACGACGCGGCCAACGGAGCACGAGGCCTGACACCAGCATGACGATGAGGCCGAGCGCGATCGTGCCGGTGACCGGACGTCCCCAGCCCTTGGCATCGCCGGGAATGAGCAGCCAGCGATGCAGCCTGCGGACGGTCGCGAAAAACGCCTCGCCGCGCGGCGCACCCAGCACACGCGTGTCATAGGGATCGACATAGAGCGAGGCCGGCCGGCCGCCCTGCTC is from Bradyrhizobium xenonodulans and encodes:
- a CDS encoding PepSY-associated TM helix domain-containing protein, with the translated sequence MTVQRGHTIKAILFQVHSIAGLVLALLVSLIALTGATMSFEDEIVDYLNAGIMQVAPRTTPALMPDALVARLKAAQDFGKVVAVTLSSDPSSAVHIRFGRDEQGGRPASLYVDPYDTRVLGAPRGEAFFATVRRLHRWLLIPGDAKGWGRPVTGTIALGLIVMLVSGLVLRWPRRAGSVKMWLKPNLGLSGRGLHRSLHTVIGTWVLPVYLAMTLTGLWFSFEWYKDGVAWLLSRPHVTAAKMAAKPPRPDGRAEPAVPIGFDQAWTAFQREEGGRFSRALLTLPASPGTVMRIRSWGKDMTLEATRDEFRVDAVTGQLVSAERYADKTFGEKIIAAIYDIHRGAILGWPGKLAFMLAAISMPLFSVTGILLYLSRRKLRRPAQLPLGRLVPGE